DNA from Strigops habroptila isolate Jane chromosome 6, bStrHab1.2.pri, whole genome shotgun sequence:
tccctgctcactaCAGGGGCATTGGACTAGAtacctttgaaggtcccttccagaccaaactattctatgattctaagtggtgaatgaattccttgttctgctttgctttactgTCTATCTCAACCATGagttttctgattctcttcccccaTCTCACCAGGGGAGAGTGAACGAGCACCTGTGTAGGGCTCTTGCCTGCtggacctttgaaggtcccttccaacccaaactattcgatgattctatgatgattctatgattgacGAAAGGCAAAAAGCGTGGCAGCACCGTGTGTCTTCTAAGTGCAGACAAATCAGCTATGCTCTGAAACATGAGGGCTGCACTTCAGGCAGGTGGTCTGCCTTCAGCACTGGCTGATTTTTTAACTGATAGCAGCCACATGCTGTAAGGTTATATGGAGTAATGGGTCATAACCAAGGGAGTCTAGGCTCATCCCAAGATGGGTTTGGAAGCATGGATAGGGATGTAGAAATGGAGTGTTCTCTCCACAGATCAGCATTGCTTCTGACATGCACTCTTAGCCTTTTGTTCATcttttatttacagcatttcaAATTAGAGAAAAGATTCAATGTCTAGAAATGTTTCTTGGACTTCttactgtaaataaatattctgattGTTGGCAGAACCTTCCCAGATTACTCAATAGAAGATTATTTCCTTTACTCCTCCTCTTTCTATCTGGTTTATATTCCCCAAGCCCAATCTACAAGCTGCGAGGCACCAGCCATGCTCCCGTTCCAGCCTCTCCTGCACGCTGCAGTGTTTGCACTCGCAGTCCTTCAGGCCCTTGCCTCCAACACGTTCATTGCAGCGGTCTATGAGCACGCCGTCATCCTGCCGGATACTGCCGATGAACCTGTTTCTCCTGATGATGCTTTGGCCCTGATGAACAGCAACATGGATGTCTTGGAAGGGGCCATCAAGGAAGCTGCCCAGCAGGTACTATTGCGAGTGCCGTCAATTAgtgttttctgctcctgctgaccTTCATGATTGTCTGTTGATGGGTGAATTCTTGTTACGCCAGGGTGCGCGCATCATTGTGACTCCTGAAGACGGCATTTACGGCTGGCGCTTCACCAGAGAAACCATCTACCCCTACCTGGAGGATATCCCTGATCCAGCGGTGAACTGGATTCCCTGCACTGACCCCACAAGGTGATTTCTTCCGCAGTGATTTATATGTTTTTAAGCTAGTGTCTCATGGAGTCATGAACTGCTCCCAATAAATGCCCCAAACCGGCTAATTCTTTTAATCTATTAAAAATCCCAAGCACTGTAGAAATGAGGTGCATCAAAAAGAACTCTTAATTAGATGGTAATGGGATTATGCAAGGTAAAAATCATTGAGACactttcacttttaaaaattgcaagaggagaaaaatgaggaaatgttAGGCAAAATCAGTTATTAAAGCATGCAAGACTTTATCTCTTCAGACCAATTGTGAAAATCTTCTGTAAGTATCCTGTCAGATGCACAGATTAGGCAAGGTGATTCAGTCCTCATTACGTGTGGCTGGGtgatttctaaatcatattatacaaaatatttatctaGATCTGAAAGAAGTGCCTTTTAGAAATCCATCCGcctgcacaggctgctgtgttacacagggctgctctgagtgGTGTCAGCAGGGCACATCAACAGGACGGGGTTTGTGTCCAAGCTAAGCTTTTGTATTCTTCTTTCCTGAGGCTTTATGAAACCATATGTTAGTAGCCCTCAGCTCTAAAAGCTGTGGTCACTTTTTACTAGACGCTTATGGGCAGCTACCTTAAACAGAGtgaaaagtcttaaaaaaaggctgaaataatcTTTTGAAATCAAGGCTTAGAGCTGCCTGAACAATTGTTTAAATTACTTTATATTTATGCCTACATATTGATTTATTCTCtcacttgttttctgaagatgtcCATATCTTTGTATGTGTGTTAGCTTGGAACTAtattcacacagaaaacaacattGTTAAGGGTACAGAAAAGAAGAACACAGGGAGACCAGTTTTCAAAGGTGAAAATGACTGGCAATTAAGAATGATGTTatgaacagagaagaaagtgaaCAGAAGCTATGGTTTGATCTATCCCTTTCCAGCACCTGGGGATGTGGAGTTAGTGGAATAGTAATTTTGAATGCATTTCTTCCATATCTCAATTTAAActtgtaaatttttttctttttttttttcttttccctaaaatacatcagatttgctcctgctccagtgcaggaaCGACTCAGCTGCATGGCCAGGAATAACTCCATCTATGTGGTTGCAAACATCGGGGACAAGAAGCCATGTAACTCCAGTGATCCCAGCTGCCCCGAGGATGGTCGCTATCAGTACAACACTGACGTCGTCTTTGACCCAGAGGGGAAACTGGTGGCTCGTTACCACAAGGTAAGGAGGTGCTTCACGTCACCCGGTCATTGACTATcagtatatttttcatttctctggtACCGATTTCAGCTGGTTTACACAATAATTTTATGTTATTGTTGAATGACAACCAATCTAGGATGATCCGATGAAAGAATCTTATGGACAGCAGGTAAAGCAGGCAAATGTTTGCTCGATCAGGCGTTATTCCTGGGAGCACTGCAGTAGCAGAGTGCATGACAGATATCAAACATCTAAAGGCTACATTTATGATagtaaatgggaaaaaaccaGTGACAGTTTTCCATACTCAGTAAATATTAGCTGGTCCTCGGTGCACTTTTAGGCAAGATAGATAGAGCTTTAGCAGGTGATGTCTTGGCAGGGTTTAGCAGTTTAGATTGGCTGGGCATTGCTTTCAGGGGGCAGATGGGGCACAGCCACCCCATTTTGCAGGGAGAAAGTGTTGGCTGGATGAATGCAAACCCACTGACCAGCCAGCTGAAGTATCTCAACCCCCAACTTTGCCTTAAAACCTAATCTCAGACACGAAAGTAGATGTTCATAATCTTGCCTTATTTTTAGTTTCTAATATGGCATTTTCTTCACCTGCAGTACAACCTGTTTAGAGGAGAAACCCAGTTTAATTACCCAAAAGAGCCAGAAGCCATCACCTTTGAGACCCCCTTTGGGAAGTTTGGCATTTTCACTTGCTTTGACATCCTTTTCCATGAGCCTGCTGTGGTCCTGGTGAGTGAATTGCAGGTGGACACCGTGCTCTTCCCAACAGCTTGGATGAATGTCCTGCCCTTTCTGACTGCGGTTGAGTTTCACTCTGCCTGGGCTATGGGCATGGGCGTCAATTTACTTTCAGCAAATACTCATAACATCAGCTTTGCAATGACAGGTGAGTTGCAtttgggaaaaaggaaattgtCTTCAAAGTACTGGATTCAGAAGCAGGCAGGAATGTTTTACAAACAATGACGTCTctggaaaataatgttttaatcaaaataaaaattttcttgACGTTGTATTGAACGTATTAAATAGAGTCAGGCAAGAAAATGTTGACTGTTCTGGAAGAGTGTAAATTAGGAAGTCCATGGCATGAAAATTTGATAattgaaatgtgaaattttatttaaaaaataggaCAAAGTTTTACTTAATTTTCAACCTTTCATttagaagcagcattttgagtttaaaattCAATCAAcagttaaatgaaaaaaaaaaaatttaaacagaaCTTAATAACctaaaactaaaaggagaatTCCTCTTGTATATTGAATAAACCATTTTCAGTTTTTGTGGCTGTTGAATAATTAGAGATATTTACGTTTTGGTTTGATCTGAATAGATATTTACTGCCACTTTTTTCTGTCAACTGAGAAAACATTGCTGTAGCTCCATCTATAACTCTTCCCTGAAGCCAAAGTGAAagccagaaaggaaaatttatgTTCTAGATAGACAGATCTGAGTTTAAGCCACTGCCCTGGGTTTCCTTCCACGTAATTACCCCCATGGCTTCCTTCTTTGGCAAATATGCCATCTTAGAGCtctgatttatatttaaatgaacctaagttctttacaaaaaaaaaaaaaaaagagatggtCCTGTGTCAAATTGCCAAATTGCCTTATAAGGCTCAGTTTCAAAATCCAGCaaagcacaaaaccagtgaAGTTTAGGTCACATTTTTACACTGCGGTGGGAATTTTAGCcattctgtgctttaaaattcTTCCAAAATTCTCTGTAACATGTTGACTGAAAATAGCATCACTGAGCAAGCCCACTGGTGTGTCATGGGGGAAGCTGTCCCCGCTGATGAGCCGTGCTAGGGGTGCCGGCTGACAGAGGGCTGGTGGGTGTCCTTGGCAGGCAGTGGGCTGTTCACACCAGAGGGACCCGCCGCCTACCATTACGACAGTGAGACTGATGAGGGACGTCTCCTAGTAGCAGAGCTGAATGCACAACCCCGTCTTTCCCCCAACTACCCCCCGGCCATCAACTGGAGCTTGTATGCCACAAGCATCAAGAAATTTCCAGAAGAAGACACATTTCTGGGAGCTGTCCGGAAGGATATATTCACTTTCAGTGAACTCAGGCACAAAGGTGGAAATTACACAGTTTGCCAAGGAGACCTATGCTGCCATTTGATCTATCGGATGTCAAACAAGAGCAAAGATGAAGTTTATGTCCTGGGTGCATTTGATGGGCTTCATGGTTCTCTCATAAAATACCACTGGCAGGTAATTGTTTTTGTAGTGGGGAATGTAGGTTGTATCTGCCTACATCCCAACCACCTTAAAATACATGTTCATTACTGCATTGTGAGAACTTTTCTTGTTATCAAAACCAGTTCTTGATTGTTGAAAGCTTAGTGGTATTTTGCCTTTCTGTATCTTCTTCCCGCAGATATGCACACTGCTCAAGTGCAAGAGCACAGATCCAGAAACATGTGGGCAGCCGGTGGAGACAGCTCAGACCAAGTTTGAGATGTTCTCCCTCAGCGGCACGTTTGGCACCAACTATGTCTTTCCAGAAGTCTTGTACAGTGGGGTGCAGCTGGCCCCTGGGGAGTTCAAGGTAATGGGAAACCCTGGAACTGTTTGACACAAGGTTTTCCAAGCTGTAGTGCTAGAAACCAATAGGGCAGCAAAGTTACATCTAAGAACCATTTTCTTTGGTTCTGCAGACCATAACTCAAGGGAACATTTAAAAGGACAGATTGAACTAACCCTTACTGGTGAGAACAAATAAATGCTAAGGTTGAGAATCTCTTCAGTGTATTCTTTTGCAAATACACCTTCCCACTTTAGGTCCCAAATCTATAAATAGCAGCCTTCAAGTAGCCATTTTCTACACGTTTCTGCTAATGGAAATTTTaggaaataattaaatcaaATGCTCTGAGAAATTGTTCAAGCAAGAATGATTATTGAGTATCATGCATAAAGAGCATACACCTTATgcagttaaaaatattaaaggggattttgagggttttgtagggttgggattttttatttgaaacttcATCATATGTTTTTgccaaaatatgttttcattcatAAACCTTAGATTACATTTTTGTGGTGGCTAGATGAAATCCTAATTGATTTGGAAGAGGTATTTAATAGCTTATAAGAGACAATGAAGACAGTGCAAAAGACTTGAAAAGTTTTAGGGCAAACAAGGGTGATTTCTTTACAAGGTAGGTCATCCTGCATATTTGTTTTGAACGGGACTTCTGTAAAATCATACATTTATTGGTATGCTAAAGTATGGCCATGGTCTAACTTAAAATAATagagagaactggggttgttcagcctggagaagataagAGTCTGGGGAGTCCTTATAGAagctttccagtacctaaagggggcctacaagaaatctggaaagggactttttacaagtgCATATAGTGACAGTACAAGgagaaatggctttaagctgacagaggagagatttagattagacttcaggaaaaaaaattcactatgagggtggtgaggcactggaacagggtgcccagagaagttgtgtcTGCTCCACCCCTGACAGTgtttgaggccaggttggatggggctttgagcaacctggtttagtggaaggtgtccctgcccatggcaggggcattggaactggatggtctttcaggttgcttccaacccaaaccattctgtgatattttCTCAATTAATACATGCTTATTGTTTGTTACAGAGGCTCTTAAAAAGTTGCACGTGTTTGCCATCTATGAACCACAGTGATTTTAAATTGATCTGTAAAAAGTAACTAAGAAAAGCAACATATGGTCAATAGTTTGAAATACCCATCCTCcatcttgaaattattttggcGTCTACAAATTGAGAAAGATTTCAAATTATTGTCATAGATATGTGTATAACCTTCATTGCCCTGTATGAGTAACTAAG
Protein-coding regions in this window:
- the LOC115609599 gene encoding vascular non-inflammatory molecule 3-like — encoded protein: MLPFQPLLHAAVFALAVLQALASNTFIAAVYEHAVILPDTADEPVSPDDALALMNSNMDVLEGAIKEAAQQGARIIVTPEDGIYGWRFTRETIYPYLEDIPDPAVNWIPCTDPTRFAPAPVQERLSCMARNNSIYVVANIGDKKPCNSSDPSCPEDGRYQYNTDVVFDPEGKLVARYHKYNLFRGETQFNYPKEPEAITFETPFGKFGIFTCFDILFHEPAVVLVSELQVDTVLFPTAWMNVLPFLTAVEFHSAWAMGMGVNLLSANTHNISFAMTGSGLFTPEGPAAYHYDSETDEGRLLVAELNAQPRLSPNYPPAINWSLYATSIKKFPEEDTFLGAVRKDIFTFSELRHKGGNYTVCQGDLCCHLIYRMSNKSKDEVYVLGAFDGLHGSLIKYHWQICTLLKCKSTDPETCGQPVETAQTKFEMFSLSGTFGTNYVFPEVLYSGVQLAPGEFKVLRDGRLKSKHGTSKPLITATLFGRLYEKDLPHPLRTSPSRDSAVTQSP